A single region of the Selenomonas sp. oral taxon 920 genome encodes:
- a CDS encoding PhoH family protein — protein sequence MQETTDTIEFRDQQEAYAILGERDTLLQCMQEVFSCRMVSRGTTLAVTGAAEEIAAVRVLVQELLFYQRQGAKLTTHEVRYGAQLVRAGRAEELHALFAEVLLVTAKGKEVRAKTLGQRDYLAKIRRNAVTLGVGPAGTGKTYLAVVMAVAALRNREVSRIILTRPAVEAGEHLGFLPGDLTEKINPYLRPLYDALQDILGAEAYQKMMSRQLIEVAPLAYIRGRTLEDAFIILDEAQNTTGAQMKMFLTRLGFGSRMVVTGDLEQVDLPHGTVSGLKQACQILKGVRGVGIVRLEPVDIIRHEVVTRIVEAYGAWEKKRGHAHGD from the coding sequence TTGCAGGAGACGACGGACACAATTGAATTTCGCGATCAGCAGGAGGCGTATGCGATTCTTGGGGAGCGCGACACGCTGCTCCAATGTATGCAGGAGGTCTTTTCCTGCCGCATGGTGAGCCGCGGTACGACGCTTGCAGTCACAGGGGCGGCGGAGGAGATTGCCGCCGTGCGCGTGCTCGTGCAGGAACTTCTCTTCTATCAGCGGCAGGGCGCGAAGCTGACGACGCACGAGGTGCGCTACGGCGCACAGCTCGTGCGCGCAGGACGCGCCGAGGAACTGCACGCACTCTTTGCCGAGGTGCTGCTCGTGACGGCGAAGGGCAAGGAGGTGCGCGCAAAGACGCTTGGTCAGCGCGACTACCTCGCGAAGATCCGCAGGAATGCCGTGACGCTGGGCGTCGGCCCTGCAGGTACGGGCAAGACCTATCTCGCTGTTGTGATGGCGGTCGCAGCACTCCGCAACCGCGAGGTGAGCCGTATCATCCTCACGCGGCCCGCCGTGGAGGCAGGGGAGCATCTGGGCTTTCTCCCGGGCGACCTCACGGAGAAGATCAACCCCTATCTGCGTCCGCTCTATGATGCCCTGCAGGATATCCTCGGCGCTGAAGCCTATCAGAAGATGATGAGCCGACAGCTGATCGAGGTGGCCCCGCTCGCCTACATCCGCGGGCGTACGCTCGAAGATGCGTTCATCATTCTCGACGAGGCACAGAACACGACGGGCGCGCAGATGAAGATGTTTCTCACGCGCCTCGGATTCGGCTCCCGCATGGTCGTGACGGGCGACCTCGAGCAGGTCGATCTGCCGCACGGTACGGTGTCGGGGCTGAAGCAGGCGTGTCAGATCCTAAAAGGGGTGAGGGGCGTCGGCATCGTACGGCTCGAACCTGTGGACATCATCCGTCACGAAGTTGTGACGCGCATTGTCGAGGCATATGGAGCATGGGAGAAAAAGCGGGGGCACGCGCATGGAGATTGA
- the cdaA gene encoding diadenylate cyclase CdaA, translating to MPLDFTMPTQFRGILSTITPLDVLDILIVAFILYRVYVMLEDTRAITLAKGILVLLGVTVVASYFELHVISWLLQKSVTLLFVALPIVFQPELRRALEHLGQGRFFRAGSLMDDEEAQSTIREIRSAVKILSANKIGALLVIERNMGLNDISATGIQIDGLITSDFLMNVFIPNTPLHDGAAVIRGKRLIAAGCLLPLTENRSLSTELGTRHRAAIGLSEQCDALVVVVSEETGTISIAENGRIHRHLDGDQLTHILTPAFAYSSGSPIWDLVRSWRKK from the coding sequence ATGCCGCTTGATTTTACGATGCCGACGCAGTTCCGCGGCATCTTGTCGACCATCACGCCGCTGGATGTTCTCGACATTCTGATTGTAGCATTCATTCTCTACCGCGTCTATGTCATGCTCGAGGACACGCGTGCGATTACGCTCGCAAAGGGCATCCTCGTGCTTCTCGGCGTGACGGTGGTGGCGAGCTACTTTGAACTGCATGTGATCTCGTGGCTCCTGCAGAAGTCTGTGACACTGCTCTTTGTTGCGCTGCCGATCGTGTTCCAGCCGGAACTGCGGCGTGCGCTCGAGCATCTCGGGCAGGGGCGGTTTTTTCGTGCGGGCAGTCTGATGGACGATGAGGAGGCACAGAGCACCATCCGCGAGATTCGCAGTGCGGTGAAGATCCTCTCGGCGAACAAGATTGGCGCGCTGCTCGTCATCGAGCGCAATATGGGGCTGAACGACATCAGTGCCACAGGCATACAGATTGACGGACTCATTACGTCGGACTTTCTCATGAATGTGTTCATTCCCAATACACCGCTGCACGACGGAGCGGCGGTGATTCGCGGCAAGCGCCTGATCGCGGCGGGGTGTCTCCTGCCGCTGACGGAGAACCGCAGCCTCTCCACGGAGCTCGGTACGCGTCATCGCGCGGCGATCGGCCTCTCGGAGCAGTGCGACGCACTCGTCGTGGTGGTGAGTGAGGAGACAGGGACGATCTCAATCGCGGAGAACGGGCGCATCCACCGTCATCTGGACGGGGATCAGCTGACACACATCCTGACACCCGCGTTTGCGTACAGTTCAGGTTCGCCCATTTGGGATCTCGTTCGGAGCTGGAGGAAGAAATGA
- a CDS encoding peptidase C39 has translation MKIPLRYQMSEYDCGPTALLNAVSYLFPRREVPPEIIRSVMLYTLDCYGMDGTACKAGTSRMAMMYLANWLEGFSRATKFPLVCQYISGHAVHIGAHSYINDALVRGGVAVVRLFYEVEHYALLTGASKDRIYLFDPYYLAEAEPEFVRAGVEVTCAHPHRYNRIVPFDCFNRTAQELYAFGAVDSREAVLLFDERTRKTADDTIEYFI, from the coding sequence ATGAAGATACCGCTGCGCTACCAGATGTCGGAGTACGACTGCGGACCGACGGCGCTGCTGAACGCGGTGAGCTATCTCTTCCCGCGCAGAGAGGTGCCGCCCGAGATCATCCGCAGCGTCATGCTCTACACACTTGACTGTTACGGTATGGACGGGACGGCGTGTAAGGCGGGAACCTCGCGGATGGCGATGATGTATCTTGCAAACTGGCTCGAGGGCTTTTCGCGCGCGACCAAGTTTCCGCTCGTCTGTCAGTATATCTCGGGGCACGCAGTGCACATCGGCGCGCACAGCTACATCAATGACGCACTCGTGCGCGGCGGTGTCGCAGTCGTGCGGCTCTTCTACGAGGTCGAGCACTATGCGCTCCTGACGGGGGCATCGAAAGACCGTATCTATCTTTTTGATCCCTACTATCTCGCAGAGGCAGAACCGGAATTCGTCCGCGCGGGGGTAGAGGTGACGTGTGCGCACCCGCACCGCTACAACCGCATTGTGCCGTTTGACTGCTTCAACCGCACTGCGCAGGAACTCTATGCGTTTGGTGCGGTGGACAGCCGCGAGGCGGTACTGCTCTTTGATGAGCGGACGCGAAAGACGGCGGACGATACGATTGAATATTTTATTTGA
- a CDS encoding branched-chain amino acid aminotransferase yields the protein MARADIDWGNLGFAYRELPKRYVANYADGAWSAGGLTSEATVTVSECAGILHYCQEVFEGLKAYETVHGDIVTFRPDLNAERMYHSAAYLEMPSFPQERFLEAVDAVVAANRDYVPPYGSDASLYLRPLIFATGRVIGVKPADAYQFRLFATPVGPYFKGGAKPVRLCVSAFDRAAPHGTGHIKAGLNYAMSLHAYMTAHEAGFDENMFLDAATRTHVEETGGANFLFVKKDGTIVTPKSDSILPSITRRSLVHIAEHILGMKVEERPVPAAELAEFAEGGLCGTAAVISPIGSVTHGDKVIAFPSGMEHMGPVLQKLYDTLRGIQLGTIDAPEGWIRKIC from the coding sequence ATGGCAAGAGCAGATATTGACTGGGGAAATTTGGGGTTTGCCTACCGCGAGCTGCCCAAACGCTACGTGGCAAACTATGCGGATGGTGCATGGAGCGCGGGCGGGCTCACGTCAGAGGCGACGGTGACGGTCAGCGAGTGCGCCGGCATTCTGCACTACTGCCAGGAGGTCTTTGAGGGGCTGAAGGCGTATGAGACGGTGCACGGCGATATCGTAACGTTCCGTCCGGATCTCAATGCAGAGCGCATGTATCATTCGGCAGCGTATCTCGAGATGCCCTCGTTCCCGCAGGAGCGCTTCCTCGAGGCGGTGGATGCGGTGGTTGCGGCGAACCGTGACTATGTGCCGCCGTACGGCTCGGATGCCTCGCTCTACCTGCGTCCGCTGATTTTTGCCACGGGCAGGGTCATCGGGGTAAAGCCTGCGGATGCCTACCAGTTCCGTCTCTTTGCTACGCCGGTCGGCCCCTACTTCAAGGGCGGCGCAAAGCCCGTGCGCCTCTGCGTGAGCGCGTTCGACCGTGCGGCACCGCACGGCACGGGGCACATCAAGGCGGGACTGAACTATGCGATGAGTCTGCACGCATACATGACAGCACATGAGGCGGGCTTCGATGAGAATATGTTCCTGGACGCAGCGACGCGCACTCATGTCGAGGAGACGGGCGGTGCGAATTTCCTGTTTGTGAAGAAGGACGGCACGATTGTCACACCGAAGTCGGATTCGATCCTGCCGTCGATCACGCGGCGCTCACTCGTCCACATCGCAGAGCACATACTCGGCATGAAGGTGGAGGAGCGCCCCGTACCCGCTGCGGAGCTTGCGGAATTCGCCGAGGGTGGTCTTTGCGGCACTGCGGCGGTGATCTCGCCGATCGGCTCGGTGACACACGGGGACAAGGTGATCGCGTTCCCGAGCGGCATGGAGCATATGGGACCGGTTCTGCAGAAACTGTACGATACCCTGCGCGGCATTCAGCTCGGGACGATCGATGCTCCCGAGGGATGGATCCGCAAGATTTGCTGA
- a CDS encoding NAD(P)/FAD-dependent oxidoreductase, whose amino-acid sequence MIRVKNLRVPYESMHPLAEIAAERLRISPCAVHGVIVVHKALDARRRRGAPIAWVYVLDVAVDGERSVLAHLRRDKEVGSTPTEEPLSIPCAGVGVRRPVVVGFGPAGIFAAWALARAGCAPYVLERGQDVDRRTADVARFWQTGVLDPASNVQFGEGGAGTFSDGKLTARSTDPRMREIIEAFIAAGAPEEIRYLQKPHIGTDVLRRVVKNLRAEILRMGGEVRFGAQVTDVEVRAGRIEAVVVGDAERVPADAVFFGIGHSARDTYAMLHAAGLRMETKAFAVGVRIEHAQEFVDRMQYGAAAGSAQLPTADYAMTYRDTAGGRGVYSFCMCPGGMVVAAASETGRLVTNGMSNYRRDSDTANSALLVQVNPQDWGGAVLGGIAFQRELEERAYRCGGGDYFAPVQSVGDFRAGKTGTRDFAVTPTYAPGVRPADLHGILPAECAASLARALAFWEERVPGFGAADVPMTGVESRSSAPCRIVRDAATMESVSAEGLYPIGEGAGYAGGIMSAALDGLKAALAFLGKIQ is encoded by the coding sequence ATGATCCGCGTGAAAAATCTGCGCGTTCCCTACGAGTCTATGCACCCGCTCGCAGAGATCGCGGCGGAACGCCTGCGTATATCACCCTGTGCCGTGCACGGGGTGATTGTTGTTCATAAGGCATTGGATGCGCGGCGCAGACGCGGTGCGCCGATTGCATGGGTCTATGTACTCGATGTCGCGGTTGACGGCGAGCGCTCGGTGCTCGCACATCTGCGCAGGGACAAGGAGGTCGGCAGCACGCCGACCGAGGAACCCTTGTCGATTCCGTGCGCAGGCGTGGGCGTGCGGCGGCCTGTTGTCGTTGGATTCGGCCCTGCGGGGATCTTTGCCGCATGGGCACTTGCGCGTGCAGGATGCGCACCGTATGTCTTGGAGCGCGGGCAGGACGTGGATCGGCGCACAGCGGATGTGGCGCGCTTCTGGCAGACGGGTGTGCTCGATCCTGCATCGAATGTGCAGTTCGGCGAGGGCGGTGCGGGGACGTTCTCGGACGGAAAACTGACGGCGCGCAGCACAGACCCGCGCATGCGGGAGATTATCGAGGCGTTTATCGCGGCGGGTGCGCCCGAAGAAATCCGCTATTTGCAGAAGCCGCACATCGGAACGGATGTGCTGCGGCGCGTGGTGAAAAACCTGCGCGCGGAGATCCTCCGCATGGGCGGAGAGGTGCGCTTCGGTGCGCAGGTGACGGATGTAGAGGTGCGTGCGGGGCGGATCGAGGCGGTCGTGGTGGGGGATGCGGAGCGGGTTCCCGCCGATGCCGTCTTTTTCGGCATCGGGCATTCGGCGCGCGATACCTACGCCATGCTGCACGCAGCGGGCCTCCGCATGGAGACAAAGGCATTTGCCGTCGGCGTGCGCATCGAGCATGCACAGGAATTTGTTGACCGTATGCAGTACGGCGCAGCCGCAGGCAGCGCCCAGCTCCCCACAGCGGACTATGCCATGACATACCGCGATACGGCGGGCGGGCGCGGCGTGTATTCGTTCTGTATGTGCCCCGGCGGCATGGTGGTTGCGGCGGCCTCGGAGACGGGACGTCTCGTGACGAACGGGATGAGCAACTACCGCCGTGACTCGGACACCGCGAACAGTGCGCTGCTTGTGCAGGTGAATCCGCAGGACTGGGGCGGGGCGGTGCTGGGCGGCATCGCCTTTCAGAGAGAACTCGAGGAACGTGCCTATCGGTGCGGCGGCGGCGATTATTTTGCGCCCGTCCAGTCGGTCGGAGACTTTCGCGCGGGAAAAACGGGTACGCGGGATTTCGCTGTCACGCCGACCTATGCGCCGGGCGTACGGCCTGCTGACCTGCACGGCATACTCCCCGCAGAATGTGCGGCATCTCTTGCGCGTGCACTCGCGTTTTGGGAGGAGCGTGTGCCTGGATTCGGTGCGGCAGATGTCCCGATGACGGGAGTTGAGTCGCGTTCGTCTGCACCCTGCCGCATTGTGCGCGACGCAGCGACAATGGAATCGGTCTCGGCAGAGGGGCTCTATCCAATCGGCGAGGGAGCGGGCTATGCGGGCGGAATCATGAGCGCTGCGCTCGACGGACTGAAAGCCGCGCTTGCTTTTTTAGGCAAGATACAGTAG
- the ybeY gene encoding rRNA maturation RNase YbeY, with translation MEIEIRREPEVLPVTAEQTEAVRRSVLTVGRLYGAEDAEVSVTLTDDAHIHALNREYRGIDRPTDVLSFALTESEEPEIVGGEDHEVLGDLVISLERAQAQAEEYGHTELRELSFLTVHGMLHLLGYDHMEEEERLEMEEEQRRVMEELGIAR, from the coding sequence ATGGAGATTGAGATACGGAGGGAGCCGGAGGTGCTTCCTGTGACGGCAGAACAGACGGAGGCCGTACGCCGTTCCGTTCTTACGGTCGGGCGGCTCTACGGGGCGGAGGATGCCGAGGTCAGCGTGACGCTGACGGACGATGCGCATATCCATGCGCTCAACCGTGAATACCGCGGCATTGACCGCCCGACAGACGTCCTTTCCTTTGCCCTCACAGAGAGTGAGGAACCGGAGATTGTCGGCGGGGAGGATCATGAGGTCTTGGGCGATCTTGTGATCTCGCTCGAGCGTGCACAGGCGCAGGCGGAGGAGTACGGACACACAGAACTGCGGGAACTCTCCTTTCTCACGGTGCACGGCATGCTGCACCTCCTCGGATATGACCACATGGAGGAGGAGGAGCGATTGGAGATGGAAGAGGAACAGCGGCGCGTGATGGAGGAGTTGGGGATCGCACGATGA
- the era gene encoding GTPase Era: protein MSTHKSGFAAVIGRPNVGKSTLINALIGQKIAIMSDKPQTTRSRILCILTEEDAQIIFLDTPGVHKPKHKLGDYMAKATEGALHGVDVVVFVVDATEKMGAGEQYILKQLANVRVPVLLAVNKVDCIPRAQTLPIIANYAKAYNFAGIVPISAREGENLDGLLAEIKAHLPEGPQYYPADMVTDQPERLIVAELVREKVLTLTRDEIPHAVAVDIEEMTTRPKGDVYIRAVIYVERESQKGIVIGTKGALLRTIGAQARTDVETLLGSKVYLDLWVKTRKDWRNRATALREFGFYETD from the coding sequence ATGAGTACGCATAAATCCGGGTTTGCCGCCGTGATCGGGCGGCCGAATGTCGGCAAGTCCACCCTGATCAACGCGCTCATCGGCCAGAAGATCGCCATTATGAGCGACAAGCCGCAGACGACGCGCAGCCGCATTCTCTGCATTCTAACGGAGGAGGATGCACAGATCATCTTCCTCGATACGCCGGGCGTGCACAAACCGAAGCACAAGCTCGGCGACTACATGGCGAAGGCGACGGAGGGAGCACTCCACGGTGTCGATGTCGTCGTCTTTGTCGTGGACGCAACCGAGAAGATGGGGGCGGGCGAGCAGTACATTCTGAAACAGCTCGCAAATGTCCGCGTGCCCGTCCTGCTCGCGGTGAACAAGGTGGACTGTATCCCGCGTGCGCAGACACTGCCGATCATTGCAAACTACGCGAAGGCGTACAACTTTGCAGGCATTGTACCGATCTCCGCACGCGAGGGGGAGAATCTGGACGGGCTCCTTGCGGAGATCAAAGCACATCTGCCTGAGGGGCCGCAGTACTATCCCGCCGACATGGTGACGGATCAGCCGGAGCGCCTCATCGTCGCCGAGCTCGTGCGCGAGAAGGTGCTCACACTGACGCGGGACGAGATCCCGCACGCCGTCGCCGTCGACATCGAGGAGATGACGACACGACCGAAGGGCGATGTCTACATCCGTGCTGTGATCTATGTCGAACGTGAGTCGCAGAAGGGAATTGTCATCGGCACAAAAGGTGCGCTCCTGCGGACAATCGGCGCACAGGCGCGTACCGATGTGGAGACACTGCTCGGGTCAAAGGTCTACCTCGACCTCTGGGTCAAGACACGCAAGGATTGGCGTAATCGGGCAACTGCCCTGCGGGAGTTTGGGTTCTATGAAACCGATTGA
- a CDS encoding CdaR family protein, with protein sequence MMTRLRSIVQHNLPAKIAALIVAVVLWLYVMNDQNPAIDGSYTVPVTIENAPNGYLMNAADDTVTIRVRGSRSLFVSADASDFHARVNLSDFIEGDKLYAVETVIPYGFELVSVSPDKIDVNLDRMVQKTFKAALTVGGSPASGFTVDKVTQENEAVTVEGPRSLVNQVAHIAGHINLSGQSSDYTATVPLFALNSDGREVAGITLTPSATEISVKLVRGLTRKVVEVQAHPQSDLAPNLKLEGVTVEPARIEIAGTEDVVSKITSIGTEEFSLAQVRETEKRQVKLVLPAGVTAADSNVTVEIKVGAMQ encoded by the coding sequence ATGATGACAAGGCTTCGGAGTATTGTGCAGCACAATCTGCCCGCGAAGATTGCCGCCCTCATTGTGGCGGTTGTGCTCTGGCTCTACGTGATGAACGATCAAAATCCCGCGATTGACGGCAGCTATACAGTACCGGTGACGATCGAAAATGCGCCGAACGGCTATTTGATGAATGCCGCCGACGACACGGTGACGATTCGTGTGCGCGGGTCTCGGTCGCTCTTTGTCTCGGCAGATGCTTCCGATTTTCATGCGCGCGTGAACCTCAGCGACTTCATCGAGGGGGATAAGCTTTATGCAGTGGAGACTGTGATTCCATACGGCTTTGAGCTTGTGAGCGTGTCGCCGGATAAGATTGACGTAAACCTTGACCGCATGGTGCAAAAGACGTTTAAGGCGGCGCTGACGGTTGGCGGCTCGCCGGCATCAGGATTTACCGTGGATAAGGTCACACAGGAGAATGAGGCGGTGACGGTGGAGGGACCGCGCAGCCTCGTGAATCAGGTGGCGCACATCGCGGGACACATTAATCTGAGCGGGCAGTCGAGCGACTATACTGCGACGGTGCCCCTCTTTGCATTGAACAGTGACGGCCGTGAGGTGGCGGGGATCACGCTCACACCGTCTGCGACGGAGATCTCTGTCAAGCTTGTGCGCGGGCTCACGCGCAAGGTGGTTGAGGTGCAGGCACATCCGCAGAGCGATCTCGCACCCAATCTGAAACTGGAGGGGGTCACAGTGGAGCCAGCACGCATCGAGATCGCAGGGACGGAGGATGTTGTCAGCAAGATCACGAGCATCGGGACGGAGGAGTTCTCCCTTGCGCAGGTGCGGGAGACGGAGAAACGTCAGGTAAAGCTCGTGCTGCCCGCCGGTGTGACGGCGGCAGACTCGAATGTGACGGTGGAGATCAAGGTGGGAGCAATGCAATGA
- the glmM gene encoding phosphoglucosamine mutase, protein MVRLFGTDGVRGEANTELTPELAYHLGRAATLYFGEQSEVRPRILIGRDTRISGEMFEAALTAGICSAGGVALLAGVVPTPAIAYLAREHRMQAGIVISASHNPFPDNGIKFFGGDGYKLPDAVEDELEALVRRLQTNDDAARPTGKNVGVVEYRDDLLNQYIDYVAGTCSVRFDGMKIVLDCANGAAYEAMPKVLRRLGAEVKVIHALPNGVNINDGCGSTHLESLRRTVLECGADIGIAHDGDADRCLCLDEKGELIDGDHILVACVAEMIRTGRLPHKTVVTTVMANIGFHKAIAELGGRVEVTAVGDRYVLEAMRRSGYAIGGEQSGHIIFAEHATTGDGLITALQVLAALARSGKKASELNAMMTTYPQLLVNVRVKSKEGWEENAAIRDAIAEGERILGSDGRVLVRPSGTEPLIRVMAEGSDHAQLEDVCGAIVAVVKREQGEA, encoded by the coding sequence ATGGTGAGACTTTTTGGTACGGATGGCGTGCGCGGCGAGGCCAATACAGAACTGACACCGGAGCTGGCATATCATCTTGGACGTGCGGCAACACTCTATTTCGGCGAGCAGTCAGAGGTGCGACCGCGCATTCTGATCGGACGCGACACGCGCATCTCGGGCGAGATGTTCGAGGCAGCTCTGACGGCGGGAATCTGCTCGGCGGGCGGCGTCGCACTCCTCGCAGGTGTTGTGCCGACGCCGGCGATCGCCTATCTCGCGCGTGAGCACAGGATGCAGGCGGGCATTGTGATCTCCGCCTCGCATAATCCGTTCCCCGACAACGGGATCAAGTTCTTCGGCGGCGACGGCTACAAGCTGCCGGATGCAGTGGAGGATGAACTCGAGGCGCTTGTACGCCGTCTCCAGACCAACGACGATGCGGCGCGTCCGACGGGGAAGAATGTAGGAGTTGTTGAATACCGCGACGATCTCCTGAATCAGTATATTGACTATGTTGCAGGCACCTGCAGTGTGCGGTTCGACGGCATGAAGATTGTGCTCGACTGTGCGAACGGTGCCGCCTACGAGGCGATGCCGAAAGTGCTGCGCCGCCTCGGCGCCGAGGTCAAGGTGATCCACGCACTGCCGAACGGGGTGAACATCAACGACGGCTGCGGGTCGACGCATCTGGAATCCCTGCGCCGTACGGTGCTCGAGTGCGGCGCGGACATCGGCATCGCGCACGACGGGGATGCGGATCGCTGTCTCTGTCTGGACGAAAAGGGAGAATTGATTGACGGCGATCACATTCTTGTGGCGTGTGTCGCCGAAATGATCCGCACGGGTCGTCTGCCCCACAAGACCGTTGTGACGACGGTGATGGCGAACATCGGCTTCCACAAGGCGATTGCAGAGCTTGGCGGGCGCGTTGAGGTGACGGCGGTCGGCGACCGCTACGTGCTCGAAGCGATGCGGCGCAGCGGCTATGCCATTGGCGGCGAGCAGTCGGGACATATCATCTTCGCCGAACACGCGACAACGGGCGACGGGCTCATCACGGCACTGCAGGTGCTCGCGGCGCTTGCGCGCAGCGGCAAGAAGGCATCGGAGCTGAACGCGATGATGACGACCTACCCGCAGCTGCTTGTCAATGTGCGCGTGAAGAGCAAAGAGGGCTGGGAGGAGAACGCGGCGATCCGCGACGCGATCGCGGAGGGCGAGCGGATCCTCGGCAGTGACGGCCGCGTGCTCGTGCGCCCCTCGGGGACGGAGCCGCTGATCCGCGTGATGGCGGAGGGCAGTGACCATGCGCAGCTGGAGGACGTTTGCGGCGCGATTGTCGCGGTCGTGAAGCGGGAACAGGGAGAGGCGTAA
- a CDS encoding DMT family transporter — protein MPHLSAILLVLVAGIAWAASGIAAQHFYTQSAHTPLELTQVRLFLSSGLFFLLAWWSGGLRRGVRLVRRSPRLLVPLAIFGVLGIMFVQFSYFMGIAAGDAAATTVITYTSPVLLILYLALRHRRLPTLVEAGTVIAAVAGIFLLVTGGSIERLSVPVACIVWSLISAMTFAFAMVYPVHLLRLFDRFFLLAVCMLIGGISLLPLTQGIFAAGTFFTATTWFDLFVIIVLGTVLAFFAFNAGLRWLSPEETAITATIEPVASVLFAWLIFDAHFVIMQIVGVVLVIMAILIPNLLRKWGRT, from the coding sequence ATGCCGCACCTTTCGGCGATCCTGCTCGTCCTTGTCGCGGGCATTGCATGGGCGGCGAGCGGCATCGCGGCGCAGCATTTCTACACGCAGTCTGCGCATACGCCGCTCGAACTGACGCAGGTACGGCTCTTCCTCTCGAGCGGTCTCTTTTTCCTGCTTGCGTGGTGGAGCGGAGGGCTCAGGCGCGGTGTCCGCCTCGTGCGGCGTTCGCCGCGCCTCCTTGTACCGCTCGCCATCTTCGGCGTACTCGGCATCATGTTCGTTCAGTTCTCCTATTTCATGGGGATTGCGGCGGGGGATGCAGCGGCGACGACGGTTATCACCTATACGAGCCCCGTCCTCCTGATCCTCTATCTGGCGCTGCGCCATCGCCGCCTGCCGACGCTGGTGGAGGCAGGGACGGTGATTGCCGCTGTGGCGGGGATCTTCCTCCTCGTGACGGGCGGCAGCATTGAGCGGCTTTCCGTGCCGGTCGCGTGCATCGTGTGGAGTCTCATCTCGGCAATGACTTTTGCCTTTGCGATGGTCTATCCCGTGCATCTTCTGCGGCTCTTTGACCGTTTCTTTCTTCTCGCCGTCTGCATGCTGATCGGCGGGATTTCTCTCCTGCCCCTGACGCAGGGGATTTTTGCGGCTGGAACGTTCTTCACCGCGACGACGTGGTTCGACCTCTTCGTTATCATTGTGCTCGGGACGGTGCTTGCTTTTTTTGCATTTAATGCGGGACTGCGCTGGCTGAGTCCCGAGGAGACGGCGATCACGGCAACAATCGAGCCGGTGGCAAGCGTGCTCTTTGCATGGCTGATTTTTGATGCGCATTTTGTCATAATGCAGATTGTAGGAGTTGTGCTTGTCATTATGGCGATTCTGATACCAAATCTGCTGCGGAAATGGGGACGGACATGA